From the genome of Puniceicoccales bacterium, one region includes:
- a CDS encoding type II secretion system F family protein: MKLRSWVRDRVGLISSKTPEVFFPEKDSGPVSRWKSSNDRENAPACALETQTGTEPETVDLAVARQPAIKRDDAWSIGAKHLANGLAGYGSGDRHRLAATYEDMPSPVSYQSSQKKPSAKQKRKKYEKYEKCKKHEKHKDVVFLSIKIEKKARIIRGISVLMSSGTTLGSAISIMINQESEDRVLRNFLKNLSMKIESGSPLSEAIASSKVRFNGSEIAMIRVGESIGALAETLDRMANLMDKKIHLGKKITSAMFYPLTVMIISSVVALLLTGIVIPKFEKIIEDQIGPRAMPALTSVIIKGSRWISSYWKEFLMTGMVVLALSCSLKRLGFVKNIFYRILLKIPLVGDGMVKWNLVVFARTFGDLLLCGLPVIDAMRLSSAGVGNFVMRAKLELTILDLQQGLSLSDSIHRRGIFPAMVEGLIRVGEESGQLGAMMISIANNCENDLDEVIARISSTLEPILVVILSLFVGTIVIGLFMPLITLIQGIAP; the protein is encoded by the coding sequence ATGAAACTGAGGAGTTGGGTCAGGGATAGAGTAGGATTGATTTCTAGCAAAACACCGGAAGTTTTTTTCCCTGAGAAAGATAGTGGACCAGTGTCCCGGTGGAAATCATCCAATGACCGGGAAAATGCACCGGCCTGTGCCCTGGAAACCCAGACCGGGACGGAACCGGAAACAGTGGATTTGGCCGTGGCCAGGCAACCAGCTATCAAAAGAGATGACGCCTGGTCCATCGGGGCGAAGCATTTGGCCAATGGCCTAGCCGGTTATGGATCTGGGGATCGGCATAGGTTGGCTGCGACATATGAAGACATGCCATCGCCGGTGAGCTACCAAAGCTCCCAAAAGAAACCCTCGGCAAAACAAAAACGTAAAAAATATGAAAAATATGAAAAATGTAAAAAACATGAAAAACATAAAGATGTTGTGTTCCTGAGTATAAAGATTGAGAAGAAAGCGCGTATTATTCGCGGAATCTCGGTGCTTATGTCCTCGGGCACAACCCTTGGATCCGCCATTTCCATAATGATCAATCAGGAATCAGAAGACAGAGTCCTGAGGAATTTTCTCAAAAACCTCTCGATGAAAATAGAATCTGGCAGCCCGTTGTCCGAAGCCATAGCGTCGTCCAAGGTCAGATTTAATGGGTCAGAGATCGCAATGATAAGGGTCGGAGAATCGATAGGTGCTCTGGCAGAAACCCTGGATCGGATGGCCAACCTGATGGACAAAAAAATCCATCTGGGGAAGAAGATCACGTCGGCGATGTTTTATCCCCTAACGGTCATGATTATCTCCTCGGTGGTTGCGTTGCTACTCACAGGCATCGTCATTCCCAAGTTCGAAAAGATCATCGAAGACCAAATCGGTCCCCGGGCTATGCCGGCGCTGACCAGCGTAATAATTAAAGGAAGCCGATGGATTTCTTCTTATTGGAAAGAATTTTTAATGACCGGGATGGTGGTGCTTGCATTGAGTTGCTCGCTGAAACGCCTGGGTTTTGTCAAAAACATTTTTTACAGAATTTTGCTAAAAATCCCTCTGGTCGGCGATGGCATGGTCAAATGGAACCTGGTGGTGTTTGCCAGAACATTCGGTGATCTGTTGCTCTGTGGCTTACCCGTCATCGATGCCATGAGACTGTCCAGCGCAGGCGTTGGAAATTTTGTGATGAGAGCTAAGTTGGAATTAACTATCCTGGACCTTCAGCAGGGATTGTCGCTGTCTGATTCGATCCATAGAAGAGGAATTTTCCCGGCGATGGTAGAAGGCTTGATAAGGGTTGGAGAGGAATCTGGCCAGCTTGGCGCGATGATGATTAGCATCGCAAATAACTGCGAAAACGACCTGGATGAGGTCATTGCCAGAATATCCTCCACGTTGGAGCCGATTTTGGTCGTAATCCTGTCCCTGTTCGTTGGAACCATAGTTATCGGGTTATTCATGCCATTGATAACTCTGATCCAGGGAATTGCACCCTAA
- a CDS encoding CNNM domain-containing protein — protein MVALIFTILITLLLSGICSLLEAVIFSTDQVEVEALKKKHSRIGRWLEDSKDNIEETSSAILILNTVANTFGAVVAGGMASRIFGEDKLWLFSLAMTVVILTISEILPKNIGIAYRRKLQRIVVYPLRFILFIMYPLSKLCRLMVRILIPQKKMASYSERDILLMTEKGVRDGTLTKIESRMIANVVNMDSTEVAQVMTPLGDLTSYDQNKTIRDVFSLDKDIPIGRLPVYAEYPENLVGIVLRRNILKAFADGEVSKQLRELMQTPKVIDSESLVATALHEFLTEACQLAFVKKENKIIGILTLDDIFEHITGIEIAENDDVEVRKSVKNVAKRKLKFQKRRK, from the coding sequence ATGGTCGCTCTGATTTTTACCATATTGATTACTTTGTTATTATCAGGGATATGCTCGCTGCTTGAAGCGGTGATATTCAGTACGGATCAAGTTGAAGTAGAGGCACTTAAAAAGAAACATAGCCGGATCGGTCGATGGCTTGAGGATAGTAAGGACAATATCGAGGAGACCAGTTCGGCGATCCTGATACTGAACACCGTAGCAAATACCTTTGGGGCTGTGGTCGCCGGAGGCATGGCGTCAAGAATATTTGGCGAAGATAAACTGTGGTTGTTTTCTCTGGCGATGACCGTTGTCATATTGACCATTTCGGAAATACTCCCAAAAAACATCGGTATAGCCTACCGGAGAAAACTACAAAGGATTGTGGTCTATCCGCTTAGGTTCATTCTGTTCATCATGTATCCGCTGTCAAAACTCTGTAGATTGATGGTGAGAATCCTGATACCACAGAAAAAAATGGCGAGTTACTCCGAACGAGACATACTTCTAATGACCGAAAAAGGTGTGCGGGACGGTACGCTTACGAAGATAGAAAGTCGAATGATAGCCAATGTGGTCAATATGGATAGCACCGAAGTGGCCCAGGTTATGACACCACTGGGTGATCTTACTTCCTACGATCAAAATAAAACGATTCGTGATGTTTTTTCACTGGACAAGGATATTCCCATAGGCCGATTGCCTGTTTATGCCGAATATCCCGAGAATCTGGTGGGAATAGTTTTGCGCAGAAACATACTTAAAGCCTTTGCCGATGGTGAGGTATCCAAACAGCTGAGAGAATTGATGCAAACACCGAAGGTCATTGATAGTGAAAGTCTTGTGGCCACAGCTCTCCACGAGTTCCTGACCGAGGCCTGTCAGCTTGCATTTGTAAAAAAAGAGAATAAAATAATCGGCATACTTACTTTGGATGATATTTTTGAGCATATAACTGGCATAGAAATTGCTGAGAATGATGACGTTGAGGTAAGAAAAAGTGTTAAAAATGTTGCTAAACGGAAGCTGAAGTTCCAGAAACGGCGCAAATGA